A stretch of the Actinomycetota bacterium genome encodes the following:
- a CDS encoding type IV toxin-antitoxin system AbiEi family antitoxin domain-containing protein, whose translation MGDDELTAVFARQLGLVTRTQARDAGLTDRMVHQRVRSGRWVRVGGGVYRVAGVPVTWSHKALAACLVAGPGVAGRPRGGRRWRPFSRPPGLVTGHPLPRCAGRFPGPGAWGA comes from the coding sequence ATGGGCGACGACGAGCTGACCGCCGTGTTCGCACGGCAACTCGGCCTGGTGACCCGTACCCAGGCCCGTGACGCCGGGCTGACCGATCGCATGGTGCACCAGCGAGTGCGTTCGGGACGGTGGGTACGCGTCGGGGGAGGGGTGTACCGCGTGGCCGGCGTACCGGTGACCTGGTCGCACAAGGCACTGGCTGCTTGCCTGGTCGCGGGACCGGGGGTCGCCGGGCGACCTCGGGGCGGTCGCCGCTGGCGCCCGTTCTCTCGTCCGCCGGGCCTCGTGACGGGCCACCCCCTGCCCCGCTGCGCCGGCCGCTTTCCCGGCCCGGGGGCGTGGGGCGCGTAG